One stretch of Candidatus Eremiobacterota bacterium DNA includes these proteins:
- a CDS encoding glucose-6-phosphate dehydrogenase assembly protein OpcA, whose amino-acid sequence MSLESSTVSSSLEAIRGELSRAKLSTSTLNFIVWIDDAARRDWVLERAAMLHEKHPSLMLVFDHTGTHAGEATVTTAPRGAQETFAIQGERVDVDVSGAGAESVVGYVSALCSPSVPTVMWWTGFAESSREIFYALLPFVQTLVFDSSGGARDESALCKLVGFHREHPDVVLHDLAWMRLLPWQDMIAAFFDGDPDLLAEVYTIRKLHIASGSDSEAFYLAGWLASRLGWKATGRNAFTDGRGETVAFERKREGEMRRVQSICLDSETSWYHGEVTDDPGVVRVWVEGQHAREPRLFPLKAIDNASLLERAVLEPGNDELFETALRSAGTLIGG is encoded by the coding sequence ATGAGCCTGGAGTCGTCGACGGTCTCCTCCTCGCTCGAGGCGATCCGCGGCGAGCTCTCGCGCGCGAAGCTCTCGACCTCGACGCTGAACTTCATCGTCTGGATCGACGACGCCGCGCGGCGCGACTGGGTCCTCGAGCGCGCGGCGATGCTGCACGAGAAGCATCCCTCGCTGATGCTCGTCTTCGACCACACCGGGACGCACGCCGGCGAAGCGACGGTGACGACCGCGCCGCGCGGCGCGCAAGAGACGTTCGCGATCCAGGGCGAGCGCGTCGATGTCGACGTCTCCGGCGCGGGCGCCGAGTCCGTCGTCGGCTACGTCAGCGCGCTGTGCTCGCCGAGCGTGCCGACCGTCATGTGGTGGACGGGATTCGCCGAAAGCAGCCGCGAGATTTTTTACGCGCTGTTGCCGTTCGTGCAGACGCTGGTGTTCGACTCGTCCGGGGGCGCGCGCGACGAGTCGGCGCTGTGCAAGCTGGTCGGATTCCACCGCGAGCATCCCGACGTCGTGCTGCACGACTTGGCCTGGATGCGGCTGCTGCCGTGGCAGGACATGATCGCCGCCTTCTTCGACGGCGATCCGGACTTGCTCGCCGAAGTCTACACGATTCGCAAGCTGCACATCGCCAGCGGCTCCGACTCGGAAGCGTTCTACCTCGCCGGCTGGCTCGCGAGCCGTCTCGGCTGGAAGGCGACCGGCCGCAACGCGTTCACCGACGGCCGCGGCGAAACGGTCGCCTTCGAGCGCAAACGCGAGGGCGAGATGCGCCGCGTGCAGAGCATCTGTCTCGACAGCGAGACGTCCTGGTATCACGGCGAAGTGACCGACGACCCCGGCGTCGTGCGCGTGTGGGTCGAAGGCCAGCACGCCCGCGAGCCGCGGCTGTTTCCGCTCAAAGCGATCGACAACGCATCGCTCCTCGAGCGCGCGGTTCTCGAACCCGGGAACGACGAGTTGTTCGAGACGGCACTGCGCAGCGCGGGCACGCTCATCGGCGGGTAG
- a CDS encoding 2,3,4,5-tetrahydropyridine-2,6-dicarboxylate N-succinyltransferase, whose protein sequence is MDENLEARIGELEERLASDPKAVRKKPGRVVDEVLAALDVGELRVCEPSDEGWVVHPWVKRAILLAFARYDNARIVEDALARTPGSLDALKLRYRLPSYYDKLPTKRNWKKLGARCVPGAIARYGSYLGKGAILMPGFVNIGAYVDDGTMVDTWATVGSCAQIGKDVHLSGGVGIGGVLEPPQALPVIVEDGAFVGSRCIVVEGVRVGREAVLGAGVVLTASTPVVDVRGGEPVVMKGAIPPRAVVIPGSLPKSFPAGEFGTPCALIIGERSESTDQKTSLNAALREFEVAV, encoded by the coding sequence ATGGACGAGAATCTGGAAGCGCGGATCGGCGAGCTCGAGGAGCGCTTGGCGAGCGACCCCAAAGCCGTCCGCAAGAAGCCGGGCCGCGTCGTCGACGAGGTGCTGGCCGCGCTCGACGTCGGCGAGCTGCGCGTCTGCGAGCCGAGCGACGAGGGCTGGGTCGTCCACCCGTGGGTCAAGCGCGCGATCCTGCTCGCGTTCGCGCGCTACGACAACGCGCGCATCGTCGAGGACGCGCTCGCGCGAACGCCCGGATCGCTCGACGCGCTCAAGCTGCGGTATCGTCTCCCCTCCTACTACGACAAGCTACCCACCAAACGCAATTGGAAGAAGCTGGGCGCGCGCTGCGTCCCGGGCGCGATCGCTCGCTACGGTTCGTATCTCGGCAAGGGCGCGATCCTCATGCCGGGCTTCGTGAACATCGGCGCGTACGTCGACGACGGAACGATGGTCGACACGTGGGCGACCGTCGGCTCGTGCGCGCAGATCGGCAAAGACGTGCACCTCAGCGGCGGCGTCGGAATCGGCGGCGTGCTCGAGCCGCCGCAAGCGCTGCCGGTGATCGTCGAAGACGGCGCGTTCGTCGGCTCGCGCTGCATCGTCGTCGAAGGCGTGCGCGTCGGCCGCGAAGCGGTGCTCGGCGCGGGCGTCGTGCTCACCGCGAGCACGCCGGTGGTCGACGTGCGCGGCGGCGAACCGGTCGTCATGAAGGGCGCGATCCCGCCGCGCGCCGTCGTCATCCCCGGCTCGCTCCCGAAGAGCTTCCCGGCCGGCGAGTTCGGCACGCCGTGCGCGCTGATCATCGGCGAGCGCAGCGAATCCACCGACCAGAAGACGTCGCTGAACGCCGCGCTGCGCGAGTTCGAGGTAGCGGTCTGA
- the gnd gene encoding decarboxylating 6-phosphogluconate dehydrogenase codes for MQLGMIGLGRMGANMTTRLIRGGHTVVAYDRDPAAVQRTAGDGATGASSLQDLVSKLTPPRAAWIMVPAGDPTDSTIDELLKILQPGDSIIDGGNSRWTDSKARYARCKEKGVSFVDAGTSGGIWGLANGYCLMVGGDEDAVKRVEPIFLTLAPEGGYAHVGPSGAGHFSKMVHNGIEYGMLAAYGEGFEILEKSEYTYDLHQLASIWRYGSVVRSWLLELLELALKSDPKLAKVKGWVADSGEGRWTVQAAIDEDVPAPVITLSLLSRFVSRQDESFSAKVIAALRNEFGGHAIKPE; via the coding sequence GTGCAGCTGGGGATGATCGGACTGGGGCGGATGGGCGCGAACATGACGACGCGCCTGATCCGCGGCGGACACACGGTCGTCGCGTACGACCGCGATCCGGCCGCCGTGCAGCGCACGGCCGGCGACGGCGCGACCGGCGCGTCCTCGCTGCAAGACTTGGTGTCGAAGCTGACGCCGCCGCGCGCGGCGTGGATCATGGTGCCGGCCGGCGATCCGACCGATTCGACGATCGACGAGCTGCTGAAGATCTTGCAGCCCGGCGACTCGATCATCGACGGCGGCAACTCGCGCTGGACCGACTCCAAAGCGCGCTACGCGCGCTGCAAGGAGAAAGGCGTCTCGTTCGTCGACGCCGGGACGTCGGGCGGGATCTGGGGGCTCGCCAACGGCTACTGCTTGATGGTCGGCGGCGACGAGGACGCGGTGAAGCGCGTCGAGCCGATCTTCCTCACCCTCGCGCCGGAGGGCGGCTACGCGCACGTCGGGCCGAGCGGCGCCGGGCACTTCTCGAAGATGGTGCACAACGGGATCGAGTACGGCATGCTCGCCGCGTACGGCGAGGGCTTCGAGATCCTCGAGAAGTCGGAATACACGTACGATCTGCACCAGCTGGCCTCGATCTGGCGCTACGGCTCGGTCGTGCGTTCGTGGCTGCTGGAGCTGCTCGAGCTCGCGCTCAAAAGCGATCCGAAGCTCGCCAAGGTGAAAGGCTGGGTCGCCGACTCCGGCGAGGGCCGCTGGACCGTGCAAGCGGCGATCGACGAAGACGTTCCCGCGCCGGTGATTACGCTCTCGCTCCTCTCGCGCTTCGTCTCGCGCCAGGACGAGTCGTTCAGCGCGAAGGTGATCGCTGCGCTGCGCAACGAGTTCGGCGGCCACGCGATCAAACCGGAATGA
- the pgl gene encoding 6-phosphogluconolactonase — protein MSERIVTVVPDAAALAAAAADHLLAVVEATLARRDVAHVALAGGSTPRAANALLSAPPRRDALDWSRVVFWFGDERCVPPDDADSNYRMNRETLLDPLKIPTSHVHRMRGEDDPTAAAADYDVVLRRELGERPRLDLVLLGMGPEGHTASLFPGTVAGIDNDKSCIAHYVPKLGKWRITLTPRAINDARNVAVTAGGAEKADALHEVLQGVRDADTYPAQIVRPHDGELRWIVDEAAASRLSA, from the coding sequence ATGAGCGAACGAATCGTCACCGTCGTGCCGGACGCGGCGGCGCTCGCCGCAGCGGCGGCCGACCACCTCCTCGCGGTCGTCGAGGCGACGCTGGCCCGGCGGGATGTCGCGCACGTCGCGCTCGCCGGCGGTTCGACGCCGCGCGCCGCGAACGCGCTGCTCAGCGCGCCGCCGCGCCGCGACGCGCTCGACTGGTCGCGGGTCGTCTTCTGGTTCGGCGACGAGCGCTGCGTGCCGCCCGACGATGCGGACTCGAACTACCGCATGAACCGCGAGACGCTGCTCGATCCGCTAAAGATCCCCACATCGCACGTCCACCGCATGCGCGGCGAGGACGATCCGACCGCGGCGGCCGCCGACTACGACGTCGTGCTGCGCCGCGAGCTCGGCGAGCGGCCGCGGCTCGATCTCGTGCTGCTCGGAATGGGTCCCGAGGGCCATACCGCGTCGCTCTTCCCCGGCACCGTCGCCGGAATCGACAACGACAAGTCGTGCATCGCCCACTACGTCCCCAAGCTAGGCAAGTGGCGCATCACGCTCACGCCCCGCGCGATCAACGACGCGCGCAACGTCGCGGTCACCGCCGGCGGCGCGGAGAAGGCCGACGCGCTGCACGAGGTCCTCCAGGGCGTCCGCGACGCCGACACCTACCCCGCGCAGATCGTTCGCCCGCATGACGGCGAACTGCGGTGGATCGTCGACGAAGCCGCCGCATCGCGATTGAGCGCTTGA
- a CDS encoding bifunctional transaldolase/phosoglucose isomerase: MNQLKELAAVGQSVWLDYIRRSMFASGELQRLIDLGLRGMTSNPTIFEKAIGAGTDYDEQLGTLSGESDGVKLFEALAIRDIRSACDLFHPVWESTNGLDGYVSLEVSPTLANDTQGTIEAAQRLWKTVDRPNLMIKIPGTAAGAPAIKASIAAGININVTLLFSVDRYENAANAYIEGLEERAAKGLPIDRIASVASFFVSRIDSAVDKLLQARIDKGEHLEFLLGKAAVANTKLAYQRYLKLFGGERFAALKAKGAHVQRPLWASTSTKNPAYPDLMYVESLIGRDTVNTVPPNTLEALLDHGNVRADTVLEELDRARAVFEALASAQISLYDVTEQLVADGVKSFDDSYNAMLEAIKSKLETLRRGTPPRVALSLGAAAPAAAAALEGLAANDFLHKLWTHDPSPWSSDPAHVEIIKHALGWVEIPQQTHAQSGELREFALACSKRFDHVVVLGMGGSSLAPDVLRATFKKTPGYPALHVLDSTDPQQIKALDDALDVARSLFIVASKSGTTTEPDAFFRYFYQRVQQTVGHENACDHFVAITDPGTKLEQEAKELKFLRVFTNDPNIGGRYSALSYFGMVPAALAGYDVSTILDRAINAIHSHAATVANQDAPGVRFGTALGALAKSGRDKLTIFTHPSVSAFGAWAEQLIAESTGKSGTGIVPIDGEPPGEASAYGEDRVFVYVGASLPGAAENVETLLGALESAGHPVIRLAMSDALDIGEQFYLWEIATAAAGAVLGIDAFDQPNVQESKDNTKRLLAEVASEGKFPEREPRVRTSDALVFALSGSHGAALGADLQSAVAAIAEQIKPGDYVAFNAYVPMNGDDEAVLERIRTTVRDALHVATTVGFGPRFLHSTGQLHKGGPASGVFFQVTYDPPSDLPIPGMVGFRTLQRAQALGDFESLDKRDRRGVRVHFPGDAKAGLEKLAAAFEAAVTARA; encoded by the coding sequence ATGAATCAGCTCAAGGAGCTTGCAGCCGTCGGACAGAGCGTGTGGCTCGACTACATTCGCCGCAGCATGTTCGCTTCGGGCGAGCTGCAGCGGCTCATCGATCTCGGCTTGCGCGGGATGACCTCGAACCCGACGATCTTCGAGAAGGCGATCGGCGCCGGCACCGACTACGACGAGCAGCTGGGCACGCTCAGCGGCGAGTCGGACGGGGTGAAGCTCTTCGAAGCGCTCGCGATCCGCGACATCCGCAGCGCCTGCGATCTGTTCCACCCGGTCTGGGAGTCGACGAACGGCCTGGACGGCTACGTCTCGCTCGAGGTCTCGCCGACGCTCGCGAACGACACGCAAGGGACGATCGAGGCGGCGCAGCGCTTGTGGAAGACCGTCGACCGCCCGAACCTGATGATCAAGATTCCCGGAACCGCGGCAGGCGCGCCGGCGATCAAGGCGTCGATCGCGGCCGGGATCAACATCAACGTTACCCTGCTGTTCTCGGTCGACCGCTACGAGAACGCCGCCAACGCCTACATCGAAGGGCTCGAGGAGCGCGCCGCCAAGGGGCTGCCGATCGACCGCATCGCCTCGGTCGCCTCGTTCTTCGTCTCGCGGATCGACAGCGCCGTCGACAAGCTGCTGCAAGCGCGGATCGACAAGGGCGAGCACCTCGAGTTTCTGCTCGGCAAAGCCGCGGTCGCGAACACGAAGCTGGCCTACCAGCGCTACCTCAAGCTGTTCGGCGGCGAGCGCTTCGCCGCGCTGAAGGCGAAGGGCGCGCACGTTCAGCGCCCGCTGTGGGCATCGACCTCGACCAAGAACCCGGCCTATCCGGACTTGATGTACGTCGAGAGCCTGATCGGCCGCGACACGGTGAACACCGTTCCGCCGAACACGCTCGAAGCGCTGCTCGACCATGGCAACGTCCGCGCCGACACGGTGCTGGAAGAGCTCGACCGCGCGCGCGCCGTGTTCGAAGCGCTCGCCAGCGCCCAGATCTCGCTCTACGACGTCACCGAGCAGCTCGTCGCCGACGGCGTGAAGTCGTTCGACGACTCGTACAACGCCATGCTCGAGGCGATCAAGAGCAAGCTGGAGACGCTGCGCCGCGGGACGCCGCCGCGGGTCGCCCTCTCGCTCGGCGCGGCGGCGCCCGCCGCCGCGGCCGCGCTCGAGGGGCTGGCAGCGAACGACTTCCTGCACAAGCTTTGGACGCACGATCCCTCACCGTGGTCGAGCGATCCGGCGCACGTCGAGATCATCAAGCACGCGCTGGGCTGGGTCGAGATTCCGCAGCAGACGCACGCGCAGAGCGGCGAGCTGCGCGAGTTCGCGCTGGCGTGTTCGAAACGCTTCGACCACGTCGTCGTGCTCGGGATGGGCGGCAGCTCGCTGGCGCCCGACGTGCTGCGCGCGACGTTCAAGAAGACGCCCGGCTATCCCGCGCTGCACGTGCTCGACTCGACCGATCCGCAGCAGATCAAGGCGCTCGACGATGCGCTCGACGTCGCGCGCTCGCTGTTCATCGTCGCCTCGAAGTCGGGGACGACGACCGAACCCGACGCTTTCTTCCGCTACTTCTACCAGCGCGTGCAGCAGACGGTCGGCCACGAGAATGCCTGCGACCACTTCGTCGCGATCACCGACCCCGGCACGAAGCTGGAGCAGGAAGCGAAAGAGCTGAAGTTCCTGCGCGTCTTCACCAACGACCCGAACATCGGCGGGCGCTACTCGGCGCTCTCGTACTTCGGAATGGTCCCGGCCGCGCTCGCCGGCTACGACGTGAGCACGATCCTCGACCGCGCGATCAACGCGATCCACTCGCACGCGGCGACCGTCGCGAACCAGGACGCGCCGGGCGTGCGGTTCGGCACGGCGCTCGGCGCGCTGGCGAAGAGCGGGCGCGACAAGCTCACCATCTTCACCCATCCGTCGGTGAGCGCGTTCGGCGCGTGGGCCGAGCAGCTCATCGCCGAGTCGACCGGCAAGTCGGGGACCGGCATCGTTCCGATCGACGGCGAGCCGCCCGGCGAGGCTTCGGCCTACGGCGAAGACCGCGTGTTCGTCTACGTCGGTGCTTCGTTGCCCGGCGCGGCGGAAAACGTCGAAACGCTGCTCGGCGCGCTCGAGTCCGCCGGACATCCGGTGATTCGGTTGGCGATGAGCGACGCGCTCGACATCGGCGAGCAGTTCTATCTGTGGGAGATCGCGACGGCCGCGGCCGGCGCGGTGCTCGGGATCGACGCGTTCGACCAGCCGAACGTCCAGGAGTCGAAGGACAACACGAAGCGGCTTTTGGCGGAAGTCGCCTCGGAAGGGAAGTTCCCGGAGCGCGAGCCGCGCGTGCGCACGAGCGACGCGCTCGTGTTCGCGCTGAGCGGCTCGCACGGCGCGGCGCTCGGCGCGGACCTGCAGAGCGCGGTTGCGGCGATCGCCGAACAGATCAAACCCGGCGACTACGTGGCGTTCAACGCCTACGTTCCGATGAACGGCGACGACGAAGCGGTATTGGAACGGATTCGCACGACGGTGCGCGACGCGCTGCACGTCGCGACGACGGTTGGTTTCGGCCCGCGCTTCCTGCACTCGACCGGCCAGCTCCACAAGGGCGGACCGGCCAGCGGCGTGTTCTTCCAAGTGACGTACGATCCGCCGTCCGATCTCCCGATACCGGGAATGGTCGGCTTCCGGACGCTGCAGCGCGCGCAGGCGCTCGGCGACTTCGAGTCGCTCGACAAACGCGACCGGCGCGGCGTCCGCGTCCACTTCCCGGGCGATGCGAAAGCGGGGCTCGAGAAGCTCGCCGCGGCGTTCGAAGCCGCCGTCACCGCGCGCGCGTAA
- a CDS encoding VOC family protein — translation MMDNQQTAVVANPPVGSPRIRPHLIYDDPAAAIAWLTRAFGFRERTAARHTLPDGSVQRTQMEVCDSLITLGLPSVHGESPRRGVSAMLYIYIDDVDQHYRQAQASGAKIVLELTERPWGDRCYQAADPEGHQWTFAQRVRDVPLDVCSHEPHDHTIT, via the coding sequence ATGATGGACAATCAGCAAACTGCCGTGGTCGCCAATCCGCCGGTGGGGTCACCGCGCATCAGGCCGCATTTGATCTATGACGACCCGGCCGCGGCGATCGCATGGCTCACGCGCGCGTTCGGTTTTCGGGAACGCACCGCGGCACGCCACACCTTGCCGGACGGAAGCGTTCAGCGCACGCAGATGGAGGTGTGCGACAGCCTCATCACGCTCGGGCTGCCGTCGGTGCACGGCGAGAGCCCGCGCCGAGGGGTCAGCGCGATGCTCTACATCTATATCGACGACGTCGACCAGCACTATCGTCAGGCCCAAGCTTCAGGCGCGAAGATCGTTCTCGAGCTCACGGAACGGCCTTGGGGCGATCGGTGCTACCAGGCCGCCGACCCTGAAGGACACCAGTGGACCTTCGCGCAGCGCGTCCGGGACGTTCCGTTGGACGTCTGCTCCCACGAGCCGCACGACCACACGATCACGTAG
- the zwf gene encoding glucose-6-phosphate dehydrogenase — MTTTSPAGAPAVNPLRKGLASDRIADPCNIVFFGASGDLVKRMLMPAMWNLRLEGILPTSFGIIGFSRTEYTDDQFRDEMRKAVEQFSRNPPKDPLWSDFAKHVFYVSGDFDDDNCFRELREALERNDKELGTGGNRLFYLSTPPSVFGKIIDKLDKDQLGPRDNKAGWTRVVVEKPFGTDLDSARALQAEVEKVFDEKQVYRIDHYLGKEPVQDIMALRFANVIFEPIWNRNYVDSVQITAAETVGVEQRGGYYDNAGALRDMIQNHVMNLLALVAMEPPVSADADSIRDEKFKVLRAVRPIEPARVSLDTARGQYDAGAIAGKAVPAYRDEPDVRPDSNTETYAAVKLWVDNWRWADVPFYLRSGKRLARKMSEIAIRFKPIPHRLFGEAGEQLENNVLVMKIQPEEGISLRINAKVPGPKMHLRAVSMDFNYGTGFGVVSAPAYERLIGDAMRGDATLFTRWDAVERAWVIVMPILERWQSTEDQSFPNYNAGSQGPQAADRMLAMDDRDWRKI, encoded by the coding sequence ATGACCACCACCTCGCCGGCCGGCGCGCCGGCCGTCAACCCGCTGCGCAAAGGGCTCGCGAGCGACCGCATCGCCGACCCGTGCAACATCGTCTTCTTCGGCGCGTCCGGCGACTTGGTCAAGCGGATGCTGATGCCGGCGATGTGGAACTTGCGGCTCGAAGGGATTCTGCCGACGAGCTTCGGCATCATCGGCTTCTCCCGCACCGAGTACACCGACGATCAGTTCCGCGACGAGATGCGCAAAGCGGTCGAGCAGTTCTCGCGCAACCCGCCGAAGGACCCGCTCTGGAGCGACTTCGCCAAGCACGTCTTTTACGTCTCCGGCGACTTCGACGATGACAACTGCTTTCGCGAGCTGCGCGAAGCCCTGGAGCGCAACGACAAGGAGCTGGGCACCGGCGGCAACCGCCTCTTCTACCTGAGCACGCCGCCGTCGGTGTTCGGAAAGATCATCGACAAGCTCGACAAAGACCAGCTCGGGCCGCGCGACAACAAGGCGGGTTGGACCCGGGTCGTCGTCGAGAAGCCGTTCGGGACCGACCTCGACTCGGCGCGCGCGCTGCAGGCCGAAGTCGAGAAGGTCTTCGACGAGAAGCAGGTCTACCGCATCGACCACTACTTGGGCAAAGAGCCGGTGCAGGACATCATGGCGCTGCGGTTCGCCAACGTGATCTTCGAGCCGATCTGGAACCGCAACTACGTCGACTCGGTGCAGATCACCGCGGCCGAGACAGTCGGCGTCGAGCAGCGCGGCGGCTACTACGACAACGCCGGCGCGCTGCGCGACATGATCCAGAACCACGTGATGAACCTGCTCGCGCTGGTGGCGATGGAGCCGCCGGTCTCGGCCGACGCCGACTCGATCCGCGACGAGAAGTTCAAGGTGCTGCGCGCGGTGCGGCCGATCGAGCCGGCGCGGGTCTCGCTCGACACGGCGCGCGGCCAGTACGACGCCGGTGCGATCGCGGGCAAGGCGGTTCCGGCCTACCGCGACGAACCCGACGTGCGGCCCGACTCGAACACCGAGACGTACGCCGCGGTAAAGCTGTGGGTCGACAACTGGCGCTGGGCCGACGTCCCGTTCTACCTGCGCTCGGGGAAGCGGCTCGCCCGCAAGATGTCGGAGATCGCGATCCGCTTCAAGCCGATCCCGCACCGGCTCTTCGGCGAAGCCGGCGAGCAGCTCGAGAACAACGTGCTGGTGATGAAGATCCAGCCCGAAGAGGGAATTTCGCTGCGCATCAACGCCAAGGTGCCGGGGCCGAAGATGCACCTGCGCGCGGTCTCGATGGACTTCAACTACGGAACCGGCTTCGGCGTCGTCTCCGCGCCCGCGTACGAACGGCTGATCGGCGACGCAATGCGCGGCGACGCGACGCTGTTCACCCGTTGGGACGCGGTCGAGCGCGCGTGGGTGATCGTGATGCCGATCCTCGAGCGCTGGCAGAGCACCGAAGACCAAAGCTTCCCGAACTACAACGCCGGCAGCCAGGGCCCGCAAGCCGCGGATCGCATGCTGGCGATGGACGACCGCGATTGGCGGAAGATATGA
- the tkt gene encoding transketolase, with the protein MNTAADDLRINAIRFLAVDAVQQANSGHPGLPLGAAAAAYALWTRHLRFNPADPKWFDRDRFVLSAGHGSALLYALLHLTGYDLTLDDLKHFRQLGSRTPGHPEYHHTPGVEVTTGPLGQGFANGVGLAIAEAHLAAVYNREQTIVDHHTYVLAGDGDLMEGVASEAASLAGHLALGKLIVLYDDNKVSLAASTAVTFTEDVRERFEAYGWHTLEVGPESANDVDAIDRAIAVAKSEPLRPSLIAVRTTIGYGSPEQGTFKTHGEPLGKNMQATRDFFKWEYPPFTVPAEPAQFFKDAGAKGAPLQAEWNERYAQWKTANAELAAQFERARDGKLPQNLPWPSFDAENGTVATREAGGAVMNAIAAALPELVGGSADLDPSTKTYLKGQGDFQPDNHAGRNVHYGVREHAMAAANNGIALHGGLLPFAATFFNFLDYLKPALRLAALNKIREIFVFAHDSVFLGEDGPTHQPIEQLSMIRATPNVIDLRPADALETLEAWKFAVQPETGPTCIVLTRQKVPFLGARKAPVSRGAYVLVEPHGLRSAQGDLPDLILIATGSEVHLAVDAAKLLAERGTKARVVSMPSWKLFDAQDEAYRNSVLPAEVKARMSIEAGATLGWSKYVGDRGIAFGLDHFGTSAPAADIAKDYGFTPEHVADVAAGLLANV; encoded by the coding sequence GTGAACACCGCAGCGGACGACCTTCGCATCAACGCAATTCGTTTTCTCGCGGTCGACGCGGTGCAGCAGGCGAATTCCGGCCACCCCGGGCTCCCGCTCGGCGCCGCGGCCGCCGCCTACGCGCTCTGGACGCGGCACCTGCGCTTCAACCCGGCCGACCCGAAGTGGTTCGACCGCGACCGGTTTGTGCTCAGCGCCGGACACGGTTCGGCGCTGCTCTACGCCCTGCTCCACCTGACCGGCTACGACCTCACGCTCGACGATCTCAAGCACTTCCGCCAGCTCGGCAGCCGCACGCCCGGCCACCCGGAGTACCATCACACTCCGGGCGTCGAGGTGACGACCGGACCACTCGGACAGGGCTTCGCGAACGGGGTCGGGCTGGCGATCGCCGAGGCGCATCTGGCCGCCGTCTACAACCGCGAGCAGACGATCGTCGACCACCACACCTACGTGCTGGCCGGCGACGGCGACCTCATGGAAGGGGTCGCCTCCGAAGCCGCCTCGCTGGCCGGCCACCTCGCGCTCGGCAAGCTGATCGTGCTGTACGACGACAACAAGGTCTCGCTGGCCGCCTCGACGGCGGTGACGTTCACCGAAGACGTCCGCGAGCGATTCGAAGCGTACGGCTGGCACACGCTCGAGGTCGGTCCCGAGTCGGCGAACGACGTCGACGCGATCGACCGCGCGATCGCCGTCGCGAAGTCGGAGCCGCTGCGTCCCTCGCTGATCGCGGTGCGCACGACGATCGGCTACGGCTCGCCCGAGCAGGGAACGTTCAAGACGCACGGCGAGCCGCTCGGCAAGAACATGCAGGCGACGCGCGACTTCTTCAAGTGGGAGTATCCGCCGTTCACCGTTCCCGCCGAGCCGGCGCAGTTCTTCAAGGACGCCGGCGCGAAGGGCGCGCCGCTGCAAGCGGAGTGGAACGAGCGCTACGCGCAGTGGAAGACGGCGAACGCGGAGCTGGCGGCGCAGTTCGAGCGCGCGCGCGACGGCAAGCTGCCGCAGAATCTCCCGTGGCCCTCGTTCGACGCGGAGAACGGCACCGTCGCGACGCGCGAAGCGGGCGGCGCGGTGATGAACGCGATCGCGGCCGCGCTTCCCGAGCTGGTCGGCGGCTCGGCCGATCTCGATCCGTCGACCAAAACGTACCTCAAAGGCCAAGGCGACTTCCAGCCCGACAACCACGCCGGGCGGAACGTTCATTACGGCGTGCGCGAGCACGCGATGGCCGCAGCGAACAACGGGATCGCGCTGCACGGCGGGCTCCTGCCGTTCGCCGCGACGTTCTTCAATTTTCTCGACTACCTGAAGCCCGCGCTGCGGCTGGCCGCGCTGAACAAGATCCGCGAGATCTTCGTCTTCGCCCACGACTCGGTGTTTTTAGGCGAGGACGGGCCGACGCACCAGCCGATCGAGCAGCTCTCGATGATTCGCGCGACGCCGAACGTGATCGACCTCCGGCCGGCCGACGCGCTCGAGACGCTCGAAGCGTGGAAGTTCGCCGTGCAGCCGGAGACCGGGCCGACCTGCATCGTGCTCACACGCCAGAAGGTTCCGTTCCTCGGCGCGCGCAAGGCGCCGGTCTCGCGCGGCGCGTACGTGCTGGTCGAGCCGCACGGCCTTCGATCGGCTCAGGGTGACCTTCCGGACCTCATCCTGATCGCGACCGGGTCGGAGGTGCACCTCGCCGTCGACGCGGCGAAGCTGCTCGCCGAGCGCGGGACGAAGGCGCGCGTCGTCTCGATGCCGTCGTGGAAGCTGTTCGACGCGCAGGACGAAGCGTACCGCAACAGCGTCCTTCCGGCCGAGGTGAAGGCGCGCATGTCGATCGAAGCCGGCGCGACGCTGGGCTGGTCGAAATACGTCGGCGACCGCGGGATCGCGTTCGGGCTCGACCACTTCGGAACGTCCGCGCCGGCCGCGGATATCGCCAAGGACTACGGGTTCACGCCGGAGCACGTCGCGGACGTCGCCGCCGGCCTCCTCGCCAACGTCTGA